The following coding sequences are from one Maniola hyperantus chromosome 7, iAphHyp1.2, whole genome shotgun sequence window:
- the Cbp53E gene encoding calbindin-32, translating to MLVELKACFMEAYDDNQDGKIDIRELAQLLPMEENFLLLFRFDNPLESSVEFMKIWREYDTDGSGYIEADELKNFLRDLLKEAKKINDVSEDKLIEYTDTMLQVFDSNKDGRLQLSEMAKLLPVKENFLCRQVFKGATKLTKDDIERVFSLYDRDNNGSIENEELRGFLKDLLELVKKDYDAQDLLEFEETILQGVEYSSEGKISRKQLTMILLALAKHNQEEEVYTP from the exons ATGCTGGTGGAACTGAAGGCCTGCTTCATGGAGGCCTATGATGATAACCAGGACGGCAAAATTGACATACGAGAG CTGGCTCAACTTTTGCCGATGGAGGAAaattttcttcttttatttAGGTTCGACAATCCATTGGAATCCAGTGTCGAGTTTATGAAA ATTTGGAGGGAGTACGATACAGACGGCAGCGGGTACATCGAGGCTGATGAATTGAAG AATTTCCTCCGCGACTTACTCAAAGAAGCAAAGAAGATTAATGACGTCTCCGAAGACAAACTAATCGAATACACCGACACCATG CTACAAGTGTTTGACTCGAACAAAGACGGTCGGCTTCAACTTTCAGAGATGGCCAA ATTGCTGCCAGTGAAGGAGAATTTCCTCTGCCGACAGGTGTTCAAG GGTGCAACAAAATTAACGAAAGATGATATTGAGCGGGTGTTTTCTCTTTATGACAGA GATAACAACGGCTCCATAGAGAATGAAGAACTACGCGGTTTTCTAAAAGACCTTTTAGAGTTAGTGAAAAAA GATTACGACGCGCAAGATCTCCTTGAGTTCGAAGAAACGATTCTCCAAGGCGTAGAATACAGTAGCGAAGGGAAGATCAGCAGAAAGCAACTAACAATGATCCTTTTAGCGCTCGCTAAACACAATCAGGAAGAGGAAGTGTACACTCCATAA